The following is a genomic window from Podarcis raffonei isolate rPodRaf1 chromosome 5, rPodRaf1.pri, whole genome shotgun sequence.
tgaaggggttttagtgacgagagtgaaagtttgaaattataaatttgggaggtaggatacttaaggacaaagtggtatgaatttgctgaaccaactgtcaaaaagggatacaaaaaagggagacgtgaggaagtcaggaaaataagttaatcaatgttgaataattagaaaagagtgacttgtgttttttcttattttacttctgtgtgttgactggtgttttttttcctttttttctttcttttctcttttttcttttttaggttaaatgtttgtattttaggtattttatgtattgtgaaatcttggttttgtgcttttattgtcctttgtttggtgatgtctttccttattgttaaatttaataaaatattattattaaaaatatatatatatttgtggcaAGCAAGAATACAAAAGTTTTTGCTAGTATGGAAGTACAACTATGAAAAAGCTGTGCCTGCTGACATCCTGCCAATCAGATAGCTTTTTACTTCTGTGTGTGTCTCAATTTATCTTTTCTGTGGGTCAATGGTCCTTCATATAAAAAAGGTTTCCTACCAGTTTGATATTTACCAAAGGAAAAAGATGGGGACAATATGTCCCCTAACCTggtaacatagctgtcaacatttcccttttttaaagggaaatccccttattccgaataggattcctcgcaagaaaagggaaaagttgacagctatgcctggttCTTACCACTTATTCTTCTCACTTATTTACTTATAAATCTGCAGCTACACAAGTAAATTAGCATATTCCATTGTTATGCAAATATGCTTATCTTTTGAGGGGAGGGTAGAGGATCTGATCTGCAGTGCACTTTGCCCAGAAAATTATGTTAGCACCTTTGCCTCTGTTTGGAGGAATGCCTTTGAACAGGCAGTACTAGAGTCATTGACTGAGTTCATTCATGTGCTCCTTTTCCACAATGAGCTATGCCTAAAGTGGCTTAAAGCAAACTTTCAAAACAAATACAGAGTATTAGAAATATGaatatacaaaatacagaacatgTCAGAAAATTCAAAAACGACAAAAAAATTAGcaaacacagaataaattcaaTATAAGTAACAACAACCATCTAGGTTGTTGAATAGGTACATTGAATAggtacaaagcaaaacaaaagttaACTGCCAATAAAGATTCTGCACTCCCAGGAGCCTGCCTTAAATGCAGCTCAGAGGGAGGGGTAGATGGCCATCAGGTGGctcccccacctctcctccaGAGGAGGCTGACAGCAACACAAGGTAAGTGTTGGGGAGAGCAATGATGGCAagtctcttctccagcctcctgGAAGTACCAACTGGTAGTGCGGGTCTTAAAGCACTTGGCTATTGCACTGCTAACTGTGCCACTGAGGCCTGCTGGAGTGAGGGTGCTTTTCCACTACTGTGTGTGTTGCGATGCAGGGCGTGTCTTGCAGGGTGTACAGGTTCATTGGCTGCCTGTGTGTCGTGATAGTAGACTGTGGCAATGTTTCTGCAGATGCTGTGGGCATTTGGTTGCTTTTCTGATGTGCTTATTTCTCCTGATGTTGTACTTCCCTGCTCCTGACTACATGGACATAGGATTTGGAGGCTGCTTCAATAGAGGTGTATCAGCACACCTAGCATAAGGCAAGTACAGGATTGCAAAATGTAACTACAATCCGATGCCCATTTatctggaagcaagtcccattgccaTTAATTGAATTTGTTGCGGAGTAATCCTGGATAGAATTGCACCCATCAACCAAATATTTCAATTCAGTGTGGTAAAGACTCCAATTCAGTTTATTCTGGAAAACCCACATCATTAGGACTATTCATGTGgattaaagaaacaaacacaacacatttttctttctttgacacTCTAGCAACTCTGGCAAAATTACAACTTACTTTTGAAAACTGCCCATTCAAAATCAGGTTACTATGTACCACCAGGGATTATAAGAAGAAGTCGTGGAATACTGAGCAATTAATTATATGCATACATTGCCTGAATACTTTCATAGTTACATGTGATCTTAAAATAATATAATCTTTACTGCGATGAGGGCGGAAGAGCTCCCTATTGATTCAAATAGACATACTACCTTTAAATGGTGAAATAACAATCCCAATTTTCTTTTCAATCctgtgttcattttttttttgcttttgatgTAAATACAATTAGAGAGGAATGACGTAAGGCCATTTCAGACCATTTTAAACTAGATGTTGTAAAactttgctgtttttgcttttgctggaGAACTAAGGTATTGCAAGCTTAGTCATTTCTAAAACCCAGTTAATCATTTCCCAATGCAGCCAAAGTAGTTCATTTGGTAACAGAATCTCTCCCCGTCTCTCTCATTCACCACCCCTGCCCCCACAAACACACCCCAgtggatctctcccccccccccacagccagaTATGCTTTAGGAACTGTCCAGTGTAAATTTAGCACCCTTGACTTGAAATGAATGAGGCTGAAGGatgtttaactttggctggacTATGGCATTAGTATTTTTAGTGGATTCGTTTACGACTTACATCCTCTAAAAGAGGGGAGCAGGGGAAACCACCTTCAGGGCAAGATCCAACCAAAAGATAAGCACTTCTAAATCCTGTTGGACTTGTGAGGAAAAAATTCTGTGTTTCCTGGTGCCAAGCAGATAAAGTTTCACATATCTCCAAATTTATCTCTTCCACCTCCCTTTCCTTCTGTCCCTCTCACCCCCAACGCAAAATCACCTAGCCTAGTATGGCTACCACATAGAACAACAGGCTCAAAAGTAAAAGGGACCATTTCAGCATACAGGCTGCAACTTTTCATACTCATCTACGGGCAACAtgacaaggggtgtgtgtgtccctaTAATTAAAGCCCCAtgtcctttatttctttttcatttgcttaaaaGCAGTTGAAGAGGTTACGTGGTATGAGACTGCCCAGTTCAGCTGTATACTTCTATGAAAATGGCTAAATACGCAATAGTCAACTGCCTAGCAACAATACTTCAAAATGTCAGAAGTTACGAGTTCCAGTCCTTAGGAAAGCTTTCATCACAAGCTGCTCAGAACAACTGGTGTGGGTTTAACTCACCATTTACAAAAGTATCCAGAGCACACTCTCTTTAAGTGTTACTTTCATGCTGCTCTTTTATATTGTGCAATTTTTAtctttctgcttttatttgttCTACTGTCTTTTTAACTTTATGTAAACTGTCCAGAAAACTTGTTAAAGGTGGGGTACATATcctcaaaataaacaaaaaataataataaggctgcctccagattaaaataaaatttgctcATACAAAGGTTTTAACAGATCAAGCAATTAGTCATTAAAATCTAcataaatttgcactgaaataaaCTAATATACTTTGAAGAAATTTCCATAATGCATGTCACCAAATAAGCATCTcctcctgagagagagagaatgggaaatGCCTCTTCTAACACAGCCGGTTCCATCCGCAGTTCTTAGAAGTGCTTTTACTTGTCTTACATACATTAGCTCACCATTTGCTTAGTTTGCTATTTTTAAACTTTATGATGGCAAATACTTACTGGATTGTTGCTGGTTTTTCCTGCAAGTATGAGTCTGGCTTTGACCTTGTTCATATTAAAGTTTTTCAAATACGCTTCATAAATTCTCTTGGCGAGTGATTTAAGATCTGCGATTTCAGAATTTTCTATACAATGATCACCTGTTAGAATTTCAGCTTTCAACTTTGCCTTCTCTGACCTTGGCATCCGTCCAAATCGAATCGCTGAGGagaaaacatgcatttaaagcggAACAGCACAAACATTTGTTCTCCAGTTGTAAGCCTGATCTTAAGCTCAAATACTAGCTTACCAGGATCCTAGCAACAGCAGCACAAGGAGTAAACTAGCCCCAAAGGCTGAGACCCCATTCCTATCTATTTGTGACCCCATAAAGAGTTCAAGATACCGGGTCTGCAGCTCGTTCCCACATCTTTTTGGGGAAGGTCTACTCAAGTCCATCAGAAGTGGGAGAATGGCTGCATCAACGCATCATCTCCTTTTACTAAGAAGCACATGGTAGCACTGCCACAGTTTTTACAGCCTTTGTGGGTAGCTAACCCACAACTCCTTAATTATGTGAATTGCTGGAAAGCTGCAGCTAAACTGAGAAAGAAGGCTTAGAGAAGGTGTGTGAAGAGGAAAGAAACACTGCAAAAACAGAGACAGAATAAATGGATGGGAGAAAGATGAGGCTTTGGAGAAACCTGtagagaagggaaagaaaaaggggCAACAATGAGGTGCAGAGTGATGTGTGGTATAGTGAGAAGAAGAGGGTGCCATTGGAAGTAGAGAAAGAAATAGAGTAGTGAGTTCCCACACACTGCATTAAAACTGCAATACAAACACTTCCCACAGATAAATGCATCAAAAACATCTTTCTTATATTTATAAAAACCAAGAAGTGGCTTATTTGAGTTGTGTATCACCAACcagtggagggacgcgggtggcgctgtgggtaaaacctcagtgcctaggacttgccgatcgcatggtcagcggttcgaatctccgcggcggggtgcactcccgttgcttggtcccagcgcctgccaacctagcagttcgaaagcacccccaggtgcaagtagataaatagggaccgcttaccagcgggaaggtaaacggcgttccgtgtgctgcgctggctcgccagatgcagcttgtcacgctggccacgtgacccggaagtgtctgtggacagtgctggctcccggcctatagagtgagatgagcgcacaaccctagagtctggcaagactgacccgtacgggcaggggtacctttaccttttaccttatcacCAACCAGACCACAGTCCAATATAGCAGCCACCAGTACTGTCCCTCCCTAAACTGAATTCCCATCTGCACCAACAGCACACAAACAGTGCAACAACTGAAGCAGAACCTAACATTGATACAGTCATTGGTGTTATCTCAGAATGGTGCACCTTCAGATTCAGACCTAGCAACATTCTGTGTCCTATTGTAGCAATTTTACACTGAAATTTGTGAATGAATTTTAACTACAGTGTTCAATACATGAATAGTTTGAAACTGATTAGAGGCTtgtagcccaagataggaaaagaggtggtaagggaacaccaagctgctttaaatgaattccaatctccagggcctgataaggtgcatccaagggtactaaaggagcttgcagatgtaatatcagagcctttgtctatgatgtttgagaattcttggaaaaCAGGTGAAGTCtctgcagactggaggtgggcaaatggtATCCCCATTTTCAAAAATGAGGGAAAAAACGATGcaggtaactaccaaccagtggacttcaataccaggaaaggtcctagaatagATAATCAAATggtcggtctgtgagcatttagaaaaggatgatgtgattactaagacctagcaagggtttctcaaaaacaagtcatgtcagacaaatctcttttttcttttttatggagttacaagcttggtggatcagaggaatgctgtgcacatagtgtatcttgatttcaggaaGGTTTTTGACGAAGCCCCCCATGGTATTCTTTGTGATGAAACTggcaaaatgtgggttgaatgaggtaactgttaagtggatttgtagctggttgactgtcCAAACCCAAAGTGtattcattaatggttcctcatcatcctggaaaaagggcaccacagtttaagctggaatgtgtgcagaggaaagcAACCAAGACAATTAAGGGTCTGGAGATCATGCCTTaagaggaacggttgaaggagctgagtatgtttagcctggaaaagaggagacttagaggagatatgatagccatcttcaaatatctaaagggctgtcacatggaagatggagccagcttgttttcttctgctctggagggtaggactcgaaccagtggtttcaagttacaagaaatgatattctgactaaacatcagaaataactttttgaaagtaagagctgttcaaccatgGAACGAACTCCaatgggaggttgtggactctccttccttggaggtttttaagcacaggttagatggccatctgtcttggatgctttagatgaggctcctgcattgcagggggctggactagatgatccttggggtcccttccaactctacaatgattCCATTCTTTTCCCTTTGCTACTTTGCAATATCTGAAATTGCTCATAACAATTCTGTGTTTCTTCACCTTCTGACATCAAACTAGATCCGAAGACTGGAGAACAGAAGGAACTTAGCATTCAATAAATGCTTGTGCAAACATTCATGCAGTGTTATACTTAGTTGGTTCCTATAGCAGTTCTCATGTTTCTGTTTGTGCAAGTAGACCATCAACTTTGGATTTGACTTTTCTAGGACAAGATACAGAACAATATTTGCATGAGCAGAAAATGTATTCCATATCTGGATgggatgccttatgaggaacggctaagggagctgggcatgtttagcctggagaagaggaggttaaggggtgatatgatagccatgttcaaatatataaaaggatgtcacatagaggagggagaaaggttgttttctgctgctccagagaagcggacacggagcaatggatccaaactgcaggaaagaagattccacctaaacattaggaagaacttcctgacagtaagagctgttcgacagtggaatttgctgccaatgagtgtggtggagtctccttctttggaggtctttaagcagaggcttgacaaccatatgtcaggagtgccctgatggtgtttcctgcttggcagggggttggactcgatggcccttgtggtctcttccaactctatgattctctgattctatgaatccaAGCCATGTTTGCTTCAGTCCTGTATTTGCATAAGATGTCGTACCAGCTATCCATGTAGAATCATTGTCCAACTTATTTTTTTGTTGAAGTAAAACAAAAATTATGGTCACTCTTACCTACCATTATGAGACATTCCAACTGAAAGGCACTTTTGAAAACGGCAGTACTGACATTTATTTCGAttctttttctgaattttgcagttgcGATCACACTTGTCGTATATAAGTTTTAGTCTGATTGTTCGCCTAAAAAAGCCCTGTGAAAAGTTTAAAGACCAGACATTAGCATATAATAAAAGCTTCTTATATTTGAAATGCATTACAATCCTAAACCTGTTTTTTATGAGAAAACACTTCAagacagtaggacttacttccaagtaaaaatgTCTAGGATCGTTctatacatccccccccccattcagctaTACTGTATGTAGATGTTAAGAGTAATAGTAGCAAATTTTATGTAAAATATTAATTTACACATAATACTACACTGTGAAACTCCTTCTTGCTCTGATGAACCTATGGCTAACACGGACATAAGAGCCAGATTTTCAGGCTCTTAATTTTCCCCATCTCATATATACTCAGGGTGTGAATGTTTTCAGTGGATCTGTTCAATACCTTACCTAAAGGATAATTTACATGGTAACTGGTTTAGTAGTATAAGGATGTCTGTGTTATAAATTATGCTCCTTTGTGTATGATCCCTGTTTATAAGACCATTATTAGCATCCAtacatttttgcatttcatttccttctgacaTATCTGCTACTCAGGATAATACTTTgtacatctgatgaagtagactgTAGTCTATAAAAACTTATGAACCAATGTAggtattagtctttaaggtgccaaaggactctttgtttttattattcctaCCATCATTTCTGGTTTTGCCAGGGCTTTAAAAATTGTAGATAGATAGAGTCAATGGAATCCTCAGCTGgacaaaaatgtgtgtgcacaTTTTGTGCAGGGATAACTCTCtcaaaccacattcagttctcTTAAACTATCTCCAGCCCTTATTAGAATAGGAATCTAGTAATTTCAATCCAATCTTAAATTCCAAACAAACTGTCCACTAAATTACACCACCACTCAAATTATTTGCTTAGATTACATGAAATAATTGGGATATTTGAAGCTTTCAAGACATGTGGGAACCTAAATTATCGGGTCTTATCAGAAAAACAGACTTCCAACTTTACACAGGTAAATTCCAACACAATGCAAATCTTATTCAGCAACCTTCTGCAGCTCTGCCAACTccctaaaggcaagtctgatgaaGCGAAGGTGGTAAAACATCCCACACAGTTGCACCAAGTTTTAGAGATGCAATTATGAGAAATGattcccacccacctctccaACTCAAAGCTAGAAAGGAGCTGCTGTTTGGCCGGTGGGAGACCCGTGCACTCCAAAAGCCTCTGTCACCCCCTGCCAATATTAGCCAAAGCATTCCTTTTCTAAGGAGAAAGGTGGAGGCAGAAGTTTGAGCAAAGCTGTGGGCAGGAGTGCCTCTCCCACCAACCACCAATGGCCATATGAATGGCAAGCAGCAGAGGCAGGCCAAGTGTTTCCACCCCCAGCCAACCAGCAAAACAAGTCCCAGAGGGGAAAGCAGGAGTGGCTGTTTGGGTTGCATGGTGCCACTATACAAGATCCTGCTCCCCTCCTCTAACTCTATTCTCAGAGTTAAAAGCATGGCAGAAACTATTCCCACAGTGAACCTGGTTTTCCAAGCTCCTCCAACCCTGCCACCCTGTCTCCAGCTACAGACTTGGAAGGCCGAGGAGGGAAGCAGGCAATGGACCCTCATATTGTATGGAAGATACAGCAAGAGGTCAGGGGCCAAGAGCCCAAATTTATGCATACCTGCAGTCCAAAGCACACTTACTtataagtaagccccactgaacacagggagacttgtttctgagtagatatgcataaaTCTGTTCCAGCAGGATCTCAATTACAAGTTTTGCCTTGGTTACCAAGGTCTGCCCAAGTTTATGGAGCTCTGAACATAACAAGTCACATGAGATACTTTGAGTTAATAGCATAGTGTTAAAATAGATCGCATGAGGCATGTGTACCAATAATTCTTTATATGGCATTTTTCATAGCCACTTCCCATTTTTCTTAATTTCCAGTTCTTTAGCTCGCTTTGCTACTAGATGAATCCTTATTTTGCCCCAGTACAAATCTCTCAATTATCTGTCAGTAAAAGCATTATGATACTCATTTCATAATGTATTGTATGCTAAAGCCAGCCTCCCCAagaagccttccccaacctggtgcccttcagattctggactacatttccatgagccccagccagcctggccaatggtcaggtatgatggacATATGATGGAGGTATGATGGCACCtcttagaccagcctttctcaacctgtgggtccccagatgttgttgaactacaactcccatcacccctagcttgcaaggccagagctcagggatgatgggagttgtagtccaacaacatctggggacccacaggttaagaaccgCTGTCTTAGACTATGTTATTGTCCGTGCTAAAGATCGccatgatgtgctccttaccagggCTATGACGAGCACCGacgactgctggacagatcaccaACTAATACGCTCCATGATGGTTATCAAAATTATACCTCAATGCAGGCTACAAGGaagaaaaccaaggtgcaaaatgaacactcaagtgCTTCAAGATCCCATTAAGTGGGATTGCTTCAAAacgactcttaaggaccatctgctttcagaattccctgataacatcaaggaacactggaccaagctaaaaacatccattattgcagcctgtgaacaaactattggctgaaatcttcaaagtgggcagaattgaacttacacaacaacttcacaagctcatcaaaaaaatctgggaaagagaagaaatcccaGCAAACTTttgggatgccaaaattatcaatctcttttaaaaaaggtgacagaactgattgtggaaactatCAAGGCATCTTTCTATTAGCTGCAgctggcaaaattcttgcaaggatcttagcaaaccatctcttaacaatatccgaggcgacccttcctgaatcccaaaatggttttcggccttctagggggacagtggacatgatttacaccgctcgacagcttcaagaaaaatgcagagagcaaaaccaacccctgtatatggtgtttattgacctgactaaggcttttgacactgtagatcgtaatgccctgtggactgtccttctgaaaatcggctgcccagataaatttgtaaacatcattcggctcctccatgataatatgacagcaacaattgcagataacaatggctctcaaagtgtaccattcacagtgggatcaggtgttaaacagggttgtgttattgccccaactccattattttcattgccatgatgctacactttgtcgaagggaagcTCCCCACCgaagtagaaatcatatatcgaacagatggaaagctcttcaatctgagcaggctgaaagcaaagagtaaggttaccgtaacttccatcatagaacttcagtatgctgatgacaacgtagtgtgcgcacactcagaggatgacctccacaccatcctaaatatatttgcagaagcttacaaaaagcttggcctatcactcaacatccaaaaaaatcAAAGTGTTGCACcagcaagtacaaaataacccctctgcagtgccacaaatccaactcaatggtgtaacgttggaaaatgttgatcacttctcctacctatctttccacaagggtatcgcctgagctctgcgagtgcgcctttctcccaattgaagggCAGAGTGTTTGAGATTCacaaggaaaccaaaatgcttgtttacaaagttattgtactgccaaccttactatatgcttgtgaaacatggaccacttataaatgtcatctccaactcctcgaaagattccatcagtggtttctccgaaaaattttacacatcacttgggaagacaggcgaacttgTATCAgcatactggaagaagcaaagatcaccagtgttgaagcaatgattcttcaacatcaactttgttgaacggatcatgttgtgcagatgcctgatgatcgtcttccaaagcaactactctattttgaacttaaaaatggaaagagtaatgctgttggtcaacaaaagaggtgtaaagactctctcaaggcaaatctaaaataatgtagtataaacactgacaactgggaaacactggcctgcgagcgctccagttggagaacagcctttaccaaaggtgtcatgggctttgaagacactcgaactcagtacgcaagggagaaacatgctaagagggaGGAACGCcttgcaaatccacaccgtgatcaactcccgcctggaaaccaatgtccccactgtggaaggatgtgtggatccagaattggcctccacagtcacttacggactcactgttaaaaccgtgtctatggaagacaatcttactcggctacgagtgattgccaaagaagaggaggaggaggaggaggaggaggacattgTAGTCCACAACCTCTAGggtgcaccaggttggagaaggataACCCAGAGCATCAGAGGCTATCCCTCAATCCACACTTAAGCACATTCCTGCCCAAACCCATTACAGTTGTGCTCAGGTATGAACAAACTGAGGAATGCCGAGTCTTACTAAAGCTGAAGCCATTGTCCAATTTACAAAATGGTCAAATAAAACCATTCTCAAAACATCAAACAAAAGCCTGGTTTATGAGCAAAGTAGTTATAAACTTATTCCAGACTATTTTCAGTAATGTAATTTTCTGACTGAATTGTATATAGTAAAACAACATAGTTATGTGCCCTGCTGCACAGGAAAAGGTAGTTTCCATCTTAAATCATAGTTTACATTTATGGCATTTTTCATAGCCACTTCCCATTTTTCTTAATTTCCAGTTCTTTAGCTCGCTTTGCTACTAGATGAATCCTTATTTTGCCCCAGTACAAAAAACTTCATGTAAAAAAATGACACACTATACTTTGAAGCAAAATTAATTAGAAGTAAGGCACATGGGTGTCAATAGAGTTTGTTTCCAAGTAATCATGCTTGGAAACTTACAGCACATTCTCCCCATATCTCAGAAGCTAGCTTTACTGAAttcaaaggggcttactcccaggtaaatggagcTAGGACTGCTAACTTCACAAAGGACTTCTCAATAAGATCCAACTACTAATTTCTAGATTAAAAAATTCAACAGCTCTAAAGTAATTAATTTGCTATTCTGGAATATCGTTATGCAGAGAATATTGTGGACAGTACCTTACAACCTTCACAAGCATGGACTCCATAATGGTAGCCTGAAGCTTTATCTCCACATATTCTACATTCAATATTTAACGATGCACTTGGCAGTTCATCTTTGCTACCCGAAACTGTGGAAAAATTCACAGACGAGGGACTGGATGCTGGCGAGAGAGAGTCTGAAAGTTAAAAAAAACAGTTAGCAAATACAAACAGCAAACAGGTGACTGAAAGCCTATAAGTTTGGAAGCTAAACAAGACAACTCAAAATATTTGAGAGGCACCTATTTAAGCAAAAGAATATATATCTGTGAATTAAAAGAAATTACTATTTTCCAACTGCATGACAGGAACCTGTGAGAAAATATGGAATTCTGATGGCAGCTGAACTTATAGAGGATGGGTGGGTGGAGTATGGAAGAAAAGGGTTCTAATAAATAATAGACAAGCACACTGTATTGTCTACCAATCAAGTTTATGGCTGAGCGTGCCTGTCCCATCTTGGCAACCCCTGTTTAAGCCGGGGAGTTCTAAACAGAAGAGGCAAGAGCTGAGCAACGAGAGAAACagtctcttgggcatggtgggtTTCTTTTGCAGGTCCCTTGGGGGTACTGGTGGACACACTGATGACCCCTGGTTTACACAAATCCCAAATCATGTTTCAGCAATATAGCAAACCTAGTATTTCAAATTGTATTAGGTGTGATAAGGGTACATAAAAGGTTGCTGccatacattaaaacaaaatctGATTAAATCCATTCTAGATAATAACATTCTTACCTGTGATGATTGATCCATCAGACCCAGCTCCATTTCCCAGTGACTGGAAGTCTGTTACACTTAATGCTCCTGAACTATCCCCACTTATAGATTGTGAGAGCTCTTGTATGGAATCCATATCTTGTAAGAATTCTTCAGATAAAGGACTACCAAGATCCTCATCCTTTAAGGGAAGGAGGGGGCAAAGCTGGCTTTCTGTGTCCACCATTTCGGTGAAGCAAAGTATGTCGCTCAGCATTTATTAGGCgtctgaaagcaaaacaaatatcTTAGCAAGGTAAGATGAGC
Proteins encoded in this region:
- the PPARA gene encoding peroxisome proliferator-activated receptor alpha isoform X1, with the protein product MLSDILCFTEMVDTESQLCPLLPLKDEDLGSPLSEEFLQDMDSIQELSQSISGDSSGALSVTDFQSLGNGAGSDGSIITDSLSPASSPSSVNFSTVSGSKDELPSASLNIECRICGDKASGYHYGVHACEGCKGFFRRTIRLKLIYDKCDRNCKIQKKNRNKCQYCRFQKCLSVGMSHNAIRFGRMPRSEKAKLKAEILTGDHCIENSEIADLKSLAKRIYEAYLKNFNMNKVKARLILAGKTSNNPPFVIHDMDTLCMAEKTLVAKLVANGIQNKEAEVRIFHCCQCTSVEAVTELTEFAKSIPGFSNLDLNDQVTLLKYGVYEAIFATLASVMNKDGMLVAYGNGFITREFLKSLRKPFCDIMEPKFDFAMKFNALELDDSDIALFVAAIICCGDRPGLVNIRHIEKMQESIVHVLKLHLQNNHPDDIFLFPKLLQKMADLRQLVTEHAQLVQIIKKTESDAHLHPLLQEIYKDMY
- the PPARA gene encoding peroxisome proliferator-activated receptor alpha isoform X2; its protein translation is MLSDILCFTEMVDTESQLCPLLPLKDEDLGSPLSEEFLQDMDSIQELSQSISGDSSGALSVTDFQSLGNGAGSDGSIITDSLSPASSPSSVNFSTVSGSKDELPSASLNIECRICGDKASGYHYGVHACEGCKGFFRRTIRLKLIYDKCDRNCKIQKKNRNKCQYCRFQKCLSVGMSHNAIRFGRMPRSEKAKLKAEILTGDHCIENSEIADLKSLAKRIYEAYLKNFNMNKVKARLILAGKTSNNPPFVIHDMDTLCMAEKTLVAKLVANGIQNKEAEVRIFHCCQCTSVEAVTELTEFAKSIPGFSNLDLNDQIALAL